The Oscillospiraceae bacterium genome contains a region encoding:
- the spoIIIAA gene encoding stage III sporulation protein AA, with amino-acid sequence MDEYYSAIQRLPVFLRPALAEVPPPLACTVQEVRLRSGRPVTLSTASGPVPVPLPAGAGQQAVLTHPQLQECFFSLCDHSVHSYEQQIAQGFFTLPGGHRVGVAGVLHLEKGELKGFRTITSLNLRVARSVLPALPEELRRHLAGPFRGLVLVGPPSSGKTTLLRSVSALLSRQGKKTTVVDERMEIWPCGAFGFAGQVPLHVDVLSGCPKCEGIVSALRSLGPQVILCDELGDGAELAAVTQGAKGGVSFVCTVHGSSLAAPEERFGCTRALLAQNFSCVALLAGAQAPGTVREVCWL; translated from the coding sequence ATGGACGAGTATTACAGTGCGATCCAGCGCCTGCCTGTTTTTCTTCGGCCTGCGCTTGCGGAAGTGCCGCCCCCGCTCGCCTGTACCGTGCAGGAAGTGCGGCTTCGCAGCGGGCGGCCGGTCACCCTTTCCACCGCATCCGGGCCTGTGCCGGTCCCCCTGCCGGCAGGGGCGGGGCAGCAGGCTGTGCTGACCCACCCACAGCTGCAGGAATGCTTCTTTTCCCTGTGCGATCATTCGGTACACAGCTACGAACAGCAGATCGCCCAGGGCTTTTTTACCCTGCCGGGGGGGCATCGGGTGGGGGTGGCCGGGGTGCTGCACCTGGAAAAGGGCGAACTGAAAGGGTTCAGGACCATCACCTCGCTCAATCTGCGCGTTGCGCGCTCGGTGCTGCCGGCGCTGCCGGAAGAGCTGCGCAGGCACCTGGCCGGGCCGTTTCGGGGGCTGGTTCTGGTGGGGCCGCCCTCCAGCGGAAAAACGACCCTGCTGCGCTCGGTGTCGGCCCTGCTGAGCCGCCAGGGCAAAAAGACCACGGTGGTGGACGAGCGCATGGAGATCTGGCCCTGCGGCGCATTTGGTTTTGCAGGGCAGGTGCCGCTTCATGTGGATGTGCTCAGCGGCTGCCCCAAGTGCGAGGGGATTGTTTCGGCGCTTCGCAGCCTGGGGCCGCAGGTGATCCTGTGCGATGAGCTGGGCGACGGCGCCGAGCTGGCCGCGGTGACCCAGGGGGCAAAGGGCGGCGTGAGCTTTGTTTGCACTGTGCATGGCAGTAGCCTGGCTGCGCCGGAAGAGCGGTTTGGCTGCACCCGCGCCCTGCTTGCGCAAAACTTTTCCTGCGTGGCGCTGCTGGCGGGGGCCCAGGCGCCGGGCACGGTGCGGGAGGTGTGCTGGCTGTGA
- the ligA gene encoding DNA ligase: MELEQAKQRVQELRRVIEHNNRLYYDQDAPELTDFEYDALNRELKGLEAEFPELVTPDSPTQKVGGTPAGRFAKVVHEVKMESLQDAFSFEELREFDRRVRGDGLVPEYAVEVKIDGLSVSLEYRDGEFVRGSTRGDGVVGEDVTANLATIRDIPKKLPNAPAFLEVRGEVYMPHAAFEKLVEEQELSDKQPFKNPRNAAAGSLRQKDSSVTAGRGLSIFVFNIQQLRGGPQPATHTESLDYVKALGFPVSPRYNIYTDIEDAIREIERIGGMRGELTFDMDGAVIKVNDFAQREQLGSTNKFPRWAIAFKYPPEEKETELLGVDVSVGRTGVLTPTARFAPVQLAGTTVSRAILHNEDFIAQLDLRLGDTIRVRKAGDIIPEVVAVTRHAEGEVYHMPSACPSCGAPVVHLEDEAALRCVNPECPAQTLRNLIHFASRGAMDIDGLGKAVAAQLAQRGLVRSAADLYSLTQEQLLTLDKFKEKSARNLLAAIEASKQNNLDKLIFGLGIRNIGDKAAALLAEHFGSMEAVRAADPEEISAIDGFGGVMAQSVAEFFEKEGTADLLERLAAAGVNMRWRGEEKTDKLAGKTVVVTGTLESLSRAEAEALIAKNGGRASSSVSKKTSYLLAGEAAGSKLAKAQELGVQVLSEAEFLELLK, encoded by the coding sequence TTGGAGCTGGAGCAGGCAAAACAGCGCGTGCAGGAGCTGCGCCGCGTGATTGAACATAACAACCGCCTTTATTACGACCAGGACGCCCCGGAGCTCACGGACTTTGAATACGACGCGCTGAACCGCGAGCTCAAAGGGCTGGAAGCCGAATTTCCCGAACTCGTTACCCCGGATTCACCCACCCAAAAAGTGGGGGGCACCCCGGCCGGCCGCTTTGCCAAGGTGGTGCACGAGGTAAAAATGGAAAGCCTTCAGGATGCGTTTTCGTTTGAAGAGCTGCGGGAATTCGACCGCCGGGTGCGGGGCGACGGCCTTGTGCCGGAATATGCGGTGGAAGTGAAGATCGACGGTCTTTCCGTGAGCCTGGAATACCGGGACGGGGAGTTTGTGCGCGGTTCCACCCGGGGCGACGGCGTGGTGGGCGAGGATGTTACGGCTAACCTGGCCACCATCCGGGATATCCCCAAAAAGCTGCCGAATGCCCCGGCATTTTTGGAGGTGCGGGGCGAAGTGTATATGCCCCACGCCGCCTTTGAAAAGCTGGTGGAGGAGCAGGAGCTCAGCGATAAGCAGCCCTTTAAAAACCCCCGCAACGCGGCGGCGGGCAGCCTGCGCCAGAAGGACAGCAGCGTTACCGCGGGCCGGGGCCTGTCCATCTTTGTGTTTAACATCCAGCAGTTGCGGGGCGGCCCGCAGCCGGCCACCCACACCGAGAGCCTGGATTACGTAAAGGCCCTTGGCTTTCCTGTGTCGCCGCGGTACAACATCTACACCGACATCGAGGATGCGATCCGGGAGATCGAGCGGATCGGCGGGATGCGGGGGGAACTGACCTTTGATATGGACGGTGCGGTTATCAAGGTGAACGATTTCGCCCAGCGCGAACAGCTTGGCAGCACCAACAAGTTCCCCCGGTGGGCGATCGCCTTTAAATATCCCCCCGAAGAGAAGGAAACCGAGCTTTTGGGGGTGGATGTGTCGGTGGGGCGCACGGGCGTTCTAACGCCTACGGCGCGCTTTGCGCCGGTGCAGCTGGCGGGCACCACCGTGAGCCGCGCCATTCTGCACAACGAGGATTTTATCGCCCAGCTGGATCTGCGCCTGGGCGACACCATCCGGGTGCGCAAGGCGGGGGACATCATCCCCGAGGTGGTGGCAGTGACCCGCCATGCAGAGGGGGAAGTATACCACATGCCGAGCGCCTGCCCCTCCTGCGGCGCGCCTGTGGTGCACCTGGAGGACGAGGCGGCCCTGCGCTGTGTGAACCCCGAGTGCCCGGCACAGACCCTGCGCAACCTGATTCATTTTGCCAGCCGGGGCGCCATGGACATCGACGGCCTGGGCAAGGCTGTGGCGGCCCAGCTTGCGCAGCGGGGGCTGGTGCGGTCGGCGGCGGATCTTTACAGCCTTACGCAGGAACAGCTGCTCACACTGGACAAGTTCAAGGAAAAAAGCGCCCGCAACCTTTTGGCGGCAATCGAGGCTTCCAAACAAAACAATCTGGATAAGCTTATTTTCGGCCTTGGCATCCGCAATATAGGCGACAAGGCCGCGGCGCTGCTGGCCGAACACTTTGGCAGCATGGAGGCGGTGCGGGCCGCCGACCCGGAAGAGATCAGCGCCATCGACGGTTTTGGCGGCGTTATGGCGCAAAGCGTGGCCGAGTTTTTTGAAAAAGAGGGAACGGCCGATCTGCTGGAAAGGCTGGCGGCGGCCGGGGTAAACATGCGCTGGCGCGGCGAGGAGAAAACGGATAAGCTGGCGGGTAAAACGGTTGTGGTCACTGGCACGCTGGAGAGCCTGTCCCGCGCCGAAGCCGAGGCGCTGATCGCCAAAAACGGCGGCAGGGCCAGCAGCTCGGTGTCTAAAAAGACCTCGTATCTGCTGGCCGGGGAAGCGGCGGGTTCCAAGCTTGCCAAGGCCCAGGAGCTGGGGGTGCAGGTCCTCAGCGAAGCGGAGTTTTTGGAGCTACTGAAATAA
- the insK_3 gene encoding putative transposase InsK for insertion sequence element IS150, which produces MRVRVKYHIIYRHRKEYPVFVMCQFFSVSRSGYYDFVHRLDSTEKDAELAEMIAKQREQCFRTYGYRRMWLWLERQNIHRNPKTVLRIMKKYDLLSEIRRRRKWVQMGQQVHKYENLLNREFRAEHPKQKWVTDISYIFTKQGVLYLSMIRDLYDNSIVAYKTGTQQTVNLVLDTIHLAMKRKRAAAELQLHSDQGFQYTSQAYFNLTQEYGITPSMSRRGNCYDNAMAENFFSILKVECIYRYKPNTFAEANDMIDRFIYFYNHERIQTKTGEAPLARRLSS; this is translated from the coding sequence GTGAGAGTAAGGGTAAAGTATCATATAATTTATCGCCACAGAAAGGAATATCCAGTATTCGTTATGTGTCAGTTCTTTTCTGTGTCCAGAAGTGGCTATTACGATTTTGTTCATCGTCTTGACAGCACAGAAAAGGATGCTGAGCTTGCCGAGATGATCGCCAAGCAGCGTGAGCAATGTTTCCGAACCTATGGCTATCGCAGGATGTGGTTATGGCTGGAAAGGCAAAACATTCATCGTAATCCCAAGACAGTCTTGAGAATCATGAAGAAGTATGATCTGCTGTCTGAAATTCGCCGGCGCAGAAAGTGGGTTCAGATGGGCCAGCAGGTTCACAAATATGAAAATCTGCTCAATCGGGAGTTTCGCGCAGAACATCCCAAGCAGAAATGGGTGACGGATATCTCTTATATTTTTACAAAACAAGGGGTGCTCTATCTGTCTATGATCCGCGATCTCTATGACAACAGTATTGTGGCATACAAGACTGGCACCCAGCAGACGGTAAACCTTGTCTTAGATACAATTCACCTTGCTATGAAGCGAAAAAGAGCCGCTGCAGAGTTACAGCTCCACAGCGACCAGGGATTTCAGTACACCTCGCAAGCATACTTCAACCTGACTCAAGAATACGGCATAACGCCCTCTATGTCAAGGCGTGGAAACTGCTACGACAATGCTATGGCGGAGAACTTCTTTTCTATCCTCAAGGTGGAGTGTATCTACCGCTATAAACCAAATACATTCGCCGAAGCCAATGATATGATTGATCGTTTTATCTATTTCTACAATCACGAGCGCATCCAGACAAAGACCGGAGAGGCGCCGCTTGCGCGCCGCCTCTCCTCTTAA